A genomic stretch from Thalassophryne amazonica chromosome 18, fThaAma1.1, whole genome shotgun sequence includes:
- the vps25 gene encoding vacuolar protein-sorting-associated protein 25 isoform X1 → MGKAPFTPGLHRVASSFSVDLKLHCQQISAESSRMNKIWQCRLQPNVDTRGKQLAAWCSLTLSYCRHHKLYTLDVMEAQEGPVFNNKKIERKLSVEAIQVVFEELRKKGNLEWLDKNKSRCLVMWRRPEEWGKLIYQWVSKNGMVNSVFTLYELSNGDDTEGEEFHGLEEWMLLRSLQSLHTDGKAEIITMDDGKGVKFF, encoded by the exons AtgggtaaagcccctttcacaccgggcctgcatagAGTTGCCTCTTCTTTTTCTGTagatttgaagcttcactgccagcaaatttcagcagagtccagcaggatgaataaaatctggcaatgcag ACTACAGCCCAATGTTGACACTAGAGGGAAACAGCTGGCAGCATGGTGTTCTCTCACTCTGTCATACTGCCGCCATCACAAACTCTACACCCTGGACGTCATGGAAGCTCAGGAAGGCCCCGTGTTTAACAACAAGAAGATAGAAC GAAAACTGTCAGTGGAAGCCATTCAAGTTGTGTTTGAGGAACTGAGGAAAAAAG GAAATCTTGAATGGTTGGACAAAAACAAATCCCGTTGTTTAGTCATGTGGCGACGACCAGAGGAATGGGGCAAGCTAATATACCAGTGG GTTTCCAAAAATGGGATGGTCAACTCGGTATTTACACTTTATGAGTTGTCTAACGGTGACGATACAGAAGGGGAAG AATTCCATGGTCTAGAAGAGTGGATGCTGTTGCGTTCATTGCAGAGTTTACACACAGATGGCAAAGCAGAGATCATCACCATGGATGATGGAAAGGGGGTGAAATTCTTCTGA
- the LOC117530374 gene encoding serine/threonine-protein kinase WNK4-like encodes MSNAQVEICGRGFPRLSVDMTDDCLARVSSLLRTHALGARRNSYGLQKISMDTHSPLYSGISKALSWSAENILTLSESRAEDEKTDDSPQSPSPVSSPGGSSNTPPCSQEPEQGSITGKWDKVQRSGAQDASSDSDNELVQTKQHKTLSRIQWAEEEKEDVETKAVATSPDGRYLKFNIEIGRGSFKTVYKGLDTETTVEVAWCELQSWWWQS; translated from the exons ATGTCAAACGCTCAGGTTGAGATCTGTGGACGCGGATTCCCACGATTGTCTGTGGACATGACCGACGACTGCTTGGCCCGGGTCTCGTCCTTGCTGAGGACACACGCGCTGGGCGCGCGGAGAAACTCTTACGGCCTGCAGAAAATCAGCATGGACACGCATTCTCCTTTATACAGCGGCATCTCCAAAGCCCTGTCGTGGTCAGCTGAAAACATCCTGACCTTATCCGAGTCCAGAGCAGAGGATGAGAAAACCGACGACTCTCCGCAGTCGCCGTCTCCGGTTTCCAGCCCCGGCGGCAGCTCCAACACGCCCCCCTGCAGCCAGGAACCCGAGCAGGGGTCCATCACTGGGAAATGGGACAAGGTGCAAAGATCCGGGGCTCAGGACGCCAGTTCAGACTCTGACAATGAACTGGTTCAGACTAAACAGCACAAGACCTTGTCTCGGATCCAGTGGGCAGAGGAAGAAAAGGAGGATGTGGAGACCAAAGCTGTGGCAACATCACCAGATGGAAGGTACCTCAAATTCAACATAGAGATTGGAAGGGGGTCCTTCAAGACTGTGTATAAAGGACTGGACACGGAGACCACAGTGGAGGTGGCATGGTGTGAGCTCCAG AGCTggtggtggcagagctga